One window of Nostoc sp. C052 genomic DNA carries:
- a CDS encoding acyl-CoA synthetase, which yields MNLPLMIRAEEYNEKTAIVTTDGAFTYGDLLHTSSQIATSLLQNTEDLQEQRVAFLIPPGFEYVATQWGIWRAGGIAVPLCVSHPRPELEYVITNSGASIIIAHPNFEDILRSLPPQASLAQEHNLRFILTSEALPFNIAPLPDIDITRRALILYTSGTTGKPKGVVTTHQNIQAQVTSLNTAWEWTSDDRILHILPLHHIHGIINVLTCALWAGAECHILSKFDAETVWNRICDSNLTLFMAVPTIYVKLITAWETASKERQKIMSEGCAKMRLMVSGSAALPVQVLEKWQTISSHFLLERYGMTEIGMALSNPLHGKRLSGYVGKPLPHVEVRLVDENGELVPGETPGEIQVKGPGVFLEYWQNPEATAKTFQDGWFRTGDTAVIENENYRILGRMSVDIIKTGGYKVSALEIEEVLRTHPDIQECAVVGVADLEWGERVCAALVLQGSQPLTLEAFRSWAKERLAVYKVPTQILIVEELPRNAMGKVTKPTVVELFC from the coding sequence GTGAATTTACCATTGATGATTCGTGCTGAAGAATATAACGAAAAAACAGCAATTGTGACAACGGACGGAGCATTTACCTATGGGGATTTGCTGCACACTTCCAGTCAAATAGCAACAAGTCTTCTTCAAAATACAGAAGATTTACAAGAGCAGCGAGTTGCCTTTCTCATTCCGCCTGGGTTTGAGTATGTAGCCACTCAATGGGGAATTTGGCGTGCTGGTGGCATAGCTGTACCTCTGTGTGTTTCCCACCCACGTCCAGAATTGGAGTATGTAATTACTAATTCTGGAGCATCGATTATTATTGCTCATCCTAATTTTGAGGATATACTGCGTAGTTTACCGCCGCAGGCATCGCTCGCCCAAGAACACAATTTACGATTTATCCTCACTTCAGAAGCGCTCCCATTTAATATTGCTCCGCTCCCAGATATAGATATCACCAGACGCGCCTTAATTCTCTACACCAGCGGTACAACAGGTAAACCCAAGGGTGTAGTTACAACTCATCAAAATATTCAAGCGCAAGTAACTAGCTTAAACACTGCTTGGGAATGGACATCGGATGATCGCATTTTACATATCCTGCCACTACATCATATTCATGGAATTATTAACGTACTGACTTGTGCTTTATGGGCTGGGGCAGAATGCCATATATTGAGCAAATTTGATGCCGAAACCGTTTGGAACCGAATTTGTGACAGTAACTTAACCTTATTTATGGCAGTACCAACAATTTATGTAAAGCTAATTACTGCTTGGGAAACTGCCTCTAAGGAACGCCAAAAAATCATGTCAGAAGGCTGTGCGAAAATGCGCCTGATGGTTTCTGGTTCGGCAGCATTACCAGTTCAAGTTTTAGAAAAGTGGCAAACTATCAGCAGCCATTTTCTGCTTGAGCGCTATGGGATGACTGAAATCGGTATGGCGTTATCAAACCCTTTACATGGTAAACGGTTGTCTGGATATGTTGGTAAACCTCTACCTCATGTTGAAGTCAGATTAGTGGATGAGAACGGAGAGTTAGTCCCAGGCGAAACCCCTGGAGAGATCCAAGTTAAAGGCCCTGGAGTATTTCTAGAATATTGGCAAAACCCTGAAGCAACTGCCAAAACCTTCCAAGATGGCTGGTTCCGTACTGGAGATACCGCCGTAATCGAGAACGAAAATTACCGCATTCTGGGACGGATGAGTGTGGATATTATCAAAACCGGAGGGTATAAAGTTTCAGCTTTAGAAATTGAAGAAGTGCTAAGAACCCATCCAGATATTCAGGAATGTGCAGTGGTTGGGGTTGCCGATTTAGAATGGGGTGAACGAGTGTGTGCGGCGTTGGTATTGCAAGGTTCACAACCTTTAACATTAGAAGCTTTCAGGAGTTGGGCAAAAGAAAGATTAGCTGTTTATAAAGTGCCAACCCAAATTTTGATAGTTGAAGAATTACCGCGCAATGCGATGGGGAAAGTTACTAAGCCGACAGTGGTTGAGCTATTTTGCTGA
- a CDS encoding type II toxin-antitoxin system VapC family toxin, whose protein sequence is MSETVYIKTSIVGYLTARPSNNLILMANLEATREWWDTRRDQFMLYISQVVLDEVARGDTEIATKRLEIVRDFPLLEVSEAVQNLAAQFIAKSSLPPKAADDALHIAAATVYGLDYLLTWNCKHIANAQIQKKLAQISLDAGYELPTLCTPYELMGE, encoded by the coding sequence ATGAGCGAAACTGTTTACATCAAAACCAGTATTGTTGGCTACTTGACTGCTAGACCCAGTAACAACTTGATCCTGATGGCTAATTTAGAAGCTACGCGGGAATGGTGGGACACACGTCGCGATCAGTTTATGCTCTACATTTCTCAAGTGGTTTTGGATGAAGTAGCACGAGGCGATACAGAGATAGCAACGAAGCGACTTGAAATAGTGCGTGATTTTCCTTTGCTTGAAGTCAGTGAAGCTGTTCAAAATTTAGCAGCACAATTTATCGCAAAAAGTAGCCTTCCACCGAAGGCTGCTGATGATGCACTTCATATTGCAGCGGCTACAGTTTACGGATTGGACTATCTGTTAACGTGGAACTGTAAGCATATTGCTAATGCTCAAATCCAGAAAAAGCTAGCCCAAATCAGTCTTGATGCCGGATACGAGTTGCCAACCCTTTGTACACCCTACGAACTAATGGGAGAGTAG
- a CDS encoding amidase, whose protein sequence is MSDLVFLPAHQLAQMIRDRQVSAVEVFEAYLAQISKHNSKLNAICTLDEDNARTRAKLADEALAKGEHWGALHGVPITIKDIFETVGLRTTAGYIPLKDYIPQQDATVVARLRAAGAVILGKTNMAELAGDFQSTNSLFPRVNNPWNLDYTAGGSSGGSAAAVAAGLSALDIGNDLAGSVRQPATFCGVYGLKPTDRRISTAGSIPEVPGMPLCLRQMLTIGCFGRSLEDIRLCFSLIAGADLRRPDVPPIPLDTPSGKSLQDLKIAWIDEWVEVPVAGEIRAAVQTVVQKLAQAGTYVERWLPKDFNLSTVWNLCGRMEAYINNYAQPKDRYNVLRNLELLFRTATQGDKKLRRLGNFSSFLPEILNPSLKGYFETLTERDRFIAQMDEALEPWDVWLTPVTATPAFNHCPAWSAIDIEGKSYPHAVANGAYTMPFNLSGHPAVVIPIGQTHNGLPIGIQIIGKRWREMELLAIAQELDKVVGDFRHPLGY, encoded by the coding sequence ATGAGTGACTTAGTTTTTTTACCCGCTCATCAACTTGCTCAGATGATTCGCGATCGCCAAGTCTCAGCTGTCGAAGTGTTCGAGGCTTACCTAGCGCAGATTTCTAAACACAACTCAAAGCTGAATGCAATTTGCACCTTAGATGAAGACAATGCTCGTACTAGAGCAAAGCTGGCAGATGAAGCCCTAGCTAAAGGAGAACACTGGGGCGCTCTGCACGGTGTCCCGATCACAATCAAAGACATTTTTGAAACAGTAGGACTACGTACCACAGCAGGTTACATTCCTCTCAAAGACTACATTCCTCAACAGGATGCCACCGTTGTCGCCAGGCTGCGGGCAGCAGGAGCCGTGATTCTCGGAAAAACGAACATGGCAGAACTGGCTGGTGATTTTCAAAGTACCAATTCTCTGTTTCCACGAGTAAATAATCCCTGGAATCTTGACTATACAGCAGGTGGCAGTTCTGGAGGTAGTGCTGCTGCTGTTGCAGCCGGACTTTCAGCATTAGATATAGGCAACGATCTTGCAGGTTCAGTGCGCCAGCCTGCAACTTTCTGCGGCGTGTATGGATTAAAGCCAACAGATCGCCGTATTTCCACCGCCGGAAGTATCCCTGAAGTACCAGGAATGCCGCTATGCTTGCGACAAATGTTGACTATTGGCTGTTTTGGGCGATCGCTCGAAGATATTCGCCTTTGTTTCTCGCTGATCGCTGGTGCGGATCTGCGTCGCCCAGATGTGCCACCAATTCCCCTTGATACTCCATCAGGCAAGTCTTTGCAGGATCTTAAAATTGCTTGGATTGATGAATGGGTAGAGGTTCCCGTTGCTGGGGAAATTCGAGCCGCAGTACAGACAGTCGTGCAAAAACTTGCTCAAGCAGGTACTTATGTTGAACGCTGGCTTCCCAAAGACTTTAATCTATCGACAGTGTGGAACCTCTGCGGGCGCATGGAAGCATATATCAACAACTACGCCCAACCCAAGGATCGCTATAATGTGCTACGCAACTTAGAGTTACTCTTTCGCACGGCAACTCAAGGCGACAAAAAACTCCGAAGATTAGGAAATTTCAGCAGCTTTCTGCCAGAAATTTTGAATCCCAGCTTAAAAGGATATTTTGAGACACTCACCGAGCGCGATCGCTTCATTGCCCAAATGGATGAAGCCTTAGAACCGTGGGATGTATGGCTCACTCCTGTGACCGCAACCCCTGCATTTAACCATTGTCCGGCTTGGAGCGCCATTGATATTGAGGGCAAATCCTATCCTCATGCGGTGGCAAACGGAGCTTACACTATGCCATTTAATCTCAGTGGTCATCCTGCGGTGGTGATTCCCATTGGGCAAACTCACAATGGCTTACCGATTGGAATACAAATTATTGGCAAGCGATGGCGCGAGATGGAACTGTTAGCGATCGCTCAAGAACTTGACAAAGTGGTTGGTGATTTCCGGCATCCATTGGGCTATTGA
- the hemN gene encoding oxygen-independent coproporphyrinogen III oxidase, whose protein sequence is MVFLLPGVKFDLDLIQKYDTRAPRYTSYPPATELSETFTETDFKAAIAASNQRKTPLSLYFHIPFCQSACYFCGCNTVISNNKNIAKPYVESLVQDIKNTAALIDPDRKVLQIHWGGGTPNYLERHQVEFLWKNINRYFNIDPQAEISIEINPRYIDKNYIFFLRQIGFNRISFGIQDFNRQVQVAVNRVQPEEMLFDVMSWIKEAKFESVNVDLIYGLPYQTRETFQETLKKTIELDPDRIVVFNFAYVPWLKPTQKNIPQEALPPAEEKLEILKMTIEELTNNEYLFIGMDHFAKTNDELAIAQRNGTLKRNFQGYTTHAETELFGFGATSISMLEDAYAQNHKELKDYYQTLTAGTLPVSKGIKLTQNDIIRRDVIMGIMSHFQLHKQDIENKYHISFDEYFSEELEALKPLEADGLVSLSKNQIQITDIGRLLVRNIAVIFDTHTRTRETKFSRAI, encoded by the coding sequence ATGGTTTTTCTATTACCTGGTGTCAAGTTTGATCTGGATCTGATTCAAAAGTACGACACTCGCGCACCTAGATATACCAGTTACCCGCCCGCTACAGAGTTAAGCGAAACATTCACTGAAACTGATTTTAAGGCCGCGATCGCAGCATCGAATCAACGCAAAACCCCTCTTTCTTTGTATTTCCATATCCCCTTCTGCCAAAGTGCTTGCTACTTCTGTGGCTGTAACACAGTAATTTCCAACAACAAGAATATTGCTAAACCTTATGTGGAGTCTTTGGTTCAAGACATCAAAAACACCGCAGCCTTAATCGATCCAGATAGAAAAGTGTTGCAAATCCATTGGGGAGGTGGTACTCCTAATTACTTAGAACGTCACCAAGTAGAATTTTTATGGAAAAACATCAATCGCTATTTCAACATCGACCCCCAAGCAGAAATCTCAATTGAGATTAATCCCCGCTATATCGATAAAAACTACATTTTCTTTCTAAGACAGATTGGCTTTAACCGCATTAGTTTTGGCATTCAGGATTTTAATCGCCAAGTTCAAGTAGCTGTAAATCGTGTCCAGCCTGAAGAAATGCTCTTTGATGTCATGAGTTGGATCAAAGAAGCTAAATTTGAAAGTGTGAATGTAGACCTAATTTATGGTTTACCTTATCAAACCCGCGAGACATTTCAAGAGACGCTGAAAAAGACGATTGAATTAGATCCTGACCGAATTGTAGTCTTTAACTTTGCTTATGTGCCGTGGCTCAAACCGACACAAAAAAATATTCCTCAAGAAGCGCTACCCCCAGCAGAGGAAAAGTTAGAGATTCTGAAAATGACCATTGAAGAATTGACGAATAACGAATATCTATTTATTGGGATGGATCATTTTGCTAAAACTAATGATGAACTAGCGATCGCTCAACGCAATGGCACTCTCAAACGCAATTTCCAGGGCTACACTACCCACGCTGAAACAGAATTGTTTGGTTTTGGTGCCACATCTATCAGTATGCTAGAAGATGCTTATGCCCAAAACCACAAAGAATTAAAGGATTATTATCAGACACTTACAGCAGGTACATTACCTGTTAGTAAAGGTATTAAACTTACTCAGAATGATATCATCAGACGGGATGTGATTATGGGTATAATGTCTCACTTTCAGCTTCATAAGCAAGACATTGAAAACAAATATCATATCAGTTTTGATGAATATTTCTCTGAGGAACTAGAGGCATTAAAACCACTAGAAGCCGATGGACTAGTCAGTTTATCAAAAAATCAGATCCAGATTACAGACATCGGTAGATTACTAGTAAGAAATATTGCTGTCATCTTTGATACTCATACAAGGACGCGAGAGACAAAATTTTCCCGCGCCATTTGA
- a CDS encoding DUF1796 family putative cysteine peptidase, translated as MYRFQISAYTQVGESIGIVGSTPELGLWDITKCIHLRTSGDRYPLWWTDIDIQESGCQQRLEYKYVRLDANGNATWESLLDTNRWIPIDSNDDASTIIVDDGAFGYLQPYPFGYIDKPAVKIPLDEESKGLKIVVIGSSVALGHKAWFLQGWVWLLAQALQQKYGHELMNVSEVGANVSRTIARFGSVVIPEQPDIVIIALSLGNEGLAYCPPHERRAVQRRFESGLQQLVKMTRDIGAIPILGGVYPNGDYSQEHYWLIRDTHNRMLSWGVTVLDWLAAVDDGQGRWKAGTSFDPAHPNTVGHSLMYQQIDHHLFDIDKDELAKQKQRSQQPNEFPIYFDNGGFHLSVCIEEKRLRIVNPSQYSYTIAPYWQELQTALQSKGGLIPGIYITKDTQPGTLPFLAVEDGAIATTINIPPGSDLEYSAAFNLFSPNNVLFYDGHLGILQADERHLWIINESDNEYNIQPMWTEVCNALKAMPSGVYEDPLYPDAPFRTMMIGKDGLESRVKAPPKSAVLFQYKCELSDISRVAILPLGDRCAVRMMLYKMEYDGPAFPFDLTRTTNIGDVADAIAHGFDDMWNPAFLHYSPDAGRIYHSKWSGLSFAHEVEETDDPKNDMSPVHERMRVRYTARSERFWYALRHCDKVLFVRTGISDRGGVIDLVNKLQKQCQGKPFHLLLLSPQSDDEFLDLPNVLHYNVEFNPDRMYDDLGHWMYCTEVMRGILESLGVSSKNLFWCPPKPPKGWETR; from the coding sequence ATGTATCGATTCCAAATCAGTGCATACACGCAAGTAGGCGAATCCATTGGTATCGTCGGTTCTACTCCAGAGTTGGGATTGTGGGACATTACCAAATGTATCCATCTGCGTACAAGTGGCGATCGCTATCCTTTATGGTGGACAGATATTGACATTCAAGAGTCAGGCTGTCAACAGAGACTTGAATACAAGTATGTGCGTCTTGATGCAAACGGTAACGCAACATGGGAAAGCTTACTAGATACAAACCGCTGGATTCCCATTGATTCTAATGATGATGCCAGCACAATTATTGTGGATGATGGCGCATTTGGTTATTTACAACCTTATCCATTCGGATATATTGATAAGCCTGCTGTTAAAATCCCCCTGGATGAAGAGTCTAAAGGGTTAAAAATCGTAGTCATTGGTAGTTCCGTTGCATTAGGTCATAAAGCCTGGTTTTTGCAAGGTTGGGTTTGGTTGTTGGCACAGGCTTTACAGCAAAAATATGGGCATGAACTCATGAATGTGTCGGAGGTGGGGGCGAATGTCAGCAGAACGATCGCTCGATTTGGCTCAGTTGTGATCCCCGAACAACCAGATATCGTAATTATTGCCTTGTCTCTGGGCAACGAAGGATTAGCCTACTGTCCCCCTCACGAACGTCGGGCGGTACAGCGGCGGTTTGAAAGTGGCTTGCAGCAGCTTGTGAAAATGACGCGGGACATCGGCGCTATCCCGATTCTGGGCGGAGTTTACCCCAACGGTGATTATTCCCAGGAACATTACTGGCTGATTCGAGACACACATAACCGGATGCTAAGTTGGGGTGTGACTGTATTGGATTGGTTGGCAGCCGTCGATGATGGGCAAGGACGATGGAAAGCAGGGACATCCTTCGATCCGGCTCACCCGAATACAGTCGGTCATAGCCTCATGTATCAGCAGATCGACCACCACTTATTCGATATCGACAAAGACGAATTAGCAAAACAAAAACAACGCTCCCAGCAACCGAATGAATTCCCCATCTATTTTGATAATGGTGGCTTTCATCTCTCTGTCTGTATCGAAGAGAAGCGTTTGCGGATTGTTAATCCATCACAATACAGCTATACGATCGCTCCCTATTGGCAGGAACTACAAACTGCACTGCAAAGTAAGGGGGGATTGATACCAGGTATTTACATTACCAAGGATACCCAGCCAGGGACGCTCCCCTTTTTGGCTGTAGAAGATGGTGCGATCGCAACTACAATAAACATTCCTCCTGGTAGCGATCTAGAATATAGCGCCGCCTTCAATCTCTTTTCGCCAAACAACGTTTTATTCTATGACGGGCATTTGGGGATTTTGCAAGCAGATGAACGCCACCTCTGGATAATCAACGAATCAGACAATGAGTACAATATCCAGCCGATGTGGACGGAGGTTTGCAATGCACTTAAAGCTATGCCATCGGGTGTTTATGAAGATCCGCTTTATCCCGATGCCCCCTTTCGCACCATGATGATTGGTAAGGATGGGTTAGAAAGTCGGGTGAAAGCACCACCTAAGTCTGCGGTGTTGTTCCAATATAAATGTGAGTTATCGGATATCAGCCGTGTGGCCATTCTTCCCCTTGGCGATCGCTGTGCCGTCCGTATGATGTTATATAAGATGGAATATGATGGCCCCGCCTTTCCCTTCGATCTGACGCGCACCACCAATATTGGAGATGTTGCCGATGCGATCGCACACGGTTTTGATGATATGTGGAACCCTGCCTTCCTACACTACAGTCCCGACGCAGGTAGAATTTACCATAGTAAGTGGTCGGGTTTATCCTTTGCCCATGAAGTTGAGGAGACAGACGACCCAAAAAACGATATGTCTCCCGTCCATGAACGGATGCGCGTTCGTTACACAGCACGCTCTGAAAGGTTTTGGTATGCATTGCGCCATTGCGACAAAGTGCTTTTTGTTCGCACAGGAATTAGCGATCGCGGTGGTGTGATAGATTTGGTGAACAAGCTGCAAAAACAATGCCAGGGAAAGCCATTTCATCTCTTGCTGCTTTCTCCTCAAAGCGATGATGAGTTTTTAGACCTTCCCAATGTGCTGCATTACAATGTCGAGTTTAATCCCGATCGCATGTATGACGATTTGGGGCATTGGATGTACTGCACAGAGGTGATGCGAGGAATTCTGGAATCCCTTGGTGTGTCCAGTAAAAATCTATTTTGGTGTCCGCCCAAACCTCCGAAGGGGTGGGAAACTAGATAG
- a CDS encoding heme oxygenase (biliverdin-producing), translating to MSSNLAIKLRSGTQQAHTSAENVAFMKCFLQGVVDKDCFAKFLSNLYYVYSELEAALESHVKHPVISAVYFPELNRQSSLEKDMVFYYGDNWRERVTASPAAQTYISRIREISASEPALLLGHAYTRYMGDLSGGQMLQKVAQSALKLSGYEGTSFYNFEQIPDKKAFKDKYRQALNALPVDDITAERIVAEANNAFGFNLQMAQELEGSLIKALGQVLFNSLTRSRNSGSTEVAATN from the coding sequence ATGAGTAGCAATCTAGCCATCAAACTCCGCTCTGGAACTCAACAAGCCCACACATCAGCGGAAAATGTGGCATTCATGAAATGTTTTTTGCAAGGAGTTGTGGATAAAGACTGCTTTGCCAAGTTCTTAAGCAACTTGTATTACGTCTACAGCGAACTAGAAGCGGCATTAGAGAGCCATGTAAAGCATCCTGTAATTAGTGCAGTTTACTTTCCTGAACTTAATCGCCAATCTTCGCTCGAAAAAGACATGGTGTTTTATTATGGGGATAATTGGCGAGAGCGAGTTACAGCCTCACCAGCTGCCCAGACATACATTAGCCGCATTCGGGAAATTTCTGCTAGTGAACCAGCCTTACTGTTAGGTCATGCGTATACTCGCTACATGGGCGATCTTTCTGGGGGTCAAATGCTACAAAAAGTTGCTCAGTCTGCCCTGAAACTTTCGGGCTATGAAGGCACATCCTTTTACAACTTTGAGCAAATTCCTGACAAAAAGGCATTTAAGGATAAGTATCGTCAGGCATTAAATGCATTACCCGTTGATGATATAACAGCAGAACGGATTGTTGCAGAAGCCAATAATGCCTTTGGGTTCAATTTACAAATGGCTCAAGAGTTAGAGGGAAGTTTAATTAAAGCACTCGGTCAAGTCCTGTTTAATAGCCTCACTCGTTCTCGGAATTCAGGTAGCACTGAAGTAGCTGCGACTAATTAA
- a CDS encoding tetratricopeptide repeat protein — translation MDSHFLDGHYQILKILNDREKGKIYLVEDVNLPSSQFIVKQLSPPNSNPQALTSLHRLFASKAATLEKLGQKHEQIQKLIAYFEENEEFYIVQEFIPGNPLTDEIIQGQPLREDQVITLLSEILETLVVTHNYGVIHQDIKPANIIRRESDKKLVLVNFGTVNEAITNTVENSEYMPIEQVNGNLKYNSDIYALGMVAIAALKGLPTKEISNLQNQRNKLTGEIIWRDKNLKVNRKLAKIINRMVRFDYRKRYQYATEVLDDLKKITNVDDEQQKQLQKKLLLVLIGIIVCITLGVAAWQLRSPKPVRDAQQTLYQKGENKYEEGNYEGAIEDFNQAIKLDPQNALAYNRRGDAYYRLGDYEQAQADSSQAILLNPQDANAYFDRGFAFSELGKYKEAIADYTQAIKLNSKDAYAYYGRGLARTQSKDNKGAIEDFSKAIALKPEYTEAYLQRGILRRRLRQRLEAIQDFDKVIKINPSDAKAYYQRGLTQSINKQKYAALKDYTDAININPKYIEAYLNRGDIYSDLGNKVEATEDYKTILQIDPKFIAAYIHRGIHRFSFGDYKGAIEDYTAALKLDTNNLAAYNNRGNAYLELGNKKAANQDYSRAIAINANNALAYYNRGVIRTKQKNKPGAIADFKKAARLFQQQGEQDSYQDAQREIAILQNNSAPAPTTRPKSGKIEKN, via the coding sequence ATGGATAGTCATTTCCTAGATGGACATTATCAAATACTAAAAATTCTCAATGATCGAGAAAAAGGAAAAATCTATCTAGTTGAAGATGTTAATCTTCCTAGCAGCCAATTTATAGTAAAGCAGTTATCTCCTCCTAATAGCAATCCTCAAGCTTTAACAAGCTTACACCGCTTATTTGCCAGTAAAGCAGCAACTTTAGAAAAACTCGGACAAAAACACGAGCAAATTCAAAAGCTAATTGCTTATTTTGAAGAAAATGAAGAATTTTATATAGTCCAAGAATTCATACCTGGGAATCCTTTAACTGACGAAATTATCCAGGGACAACCTTTGAGAGAAGACCAAGTAATTACTCTTTTATCAGAGATATTAGAAACTTTAGTTGTTACACACAACTATGGCGTAATTCATCAAGATATTAAACCAGCAAATATCATTCGCCGTGAATCAGATAAAAAGTTAGTTTTGGTTAATTTTGGTACTGTTAATGAAGCCATCACTAATACTGTTGAAAATTCCGAGTATATGCCGATAGAACAAGTTAATGGCAACCTCAAATATAACAGTGACATATATGCTTTAGGTATGGTTGCGATCGCAGCACTTAAAGGTTTACCTACAAAAGAAATATCTAATTTACAAAACCAGAGAAATAAGCTGACAGGTGAAATAATTTGGCGCGACAAAAATCTCAAAGTTAACCGAAAACTAGCAAAAATTATTAATCGAATGGTGCGTTTTGACTATCGTAAGCGTTACCAGTATGCAACCGAAGTTTTAGACGATCTGAAAAAAATAACAAATGTTGATGACGAGCAACAAAAACAGCTTCAAAAAAAATTATTACTAGTTCTAATTGGGATAATTGTCTGTATTACCCTTGGTGTTGCAGCATGGCAATTGAGATCGCCCAAACCTGTACGTGATGCTCAACAGACATTGTACCAAAAGGGAGAAAATAAATATGAGGAAGGAAACTATGAAGGAGCAATTGAAGATTTCAATCAGGCTATTAAATTAGATCCGCAAAACGCTTTGGCTTATAATCGGCGAGGTGATGCTTACTATCGATTAGGAGATTATGAGCAAGCACAAGCAGACTCTAGCCAAGCCATTTTACTGAATCCTCAAGATGCTAATGCTTATTTTGACCGAGGATTTGCTTTTTCGGAATTAGGCAAATACAAAGAAGCGATCGCAGATTATACTCAAGCAATTAAGCTAAATTCTAAAGATGCTTATGCTTACTATGGCCGGGGATTAGCTCGTACTCAATCGAAGGATAATAAAGGTGCAATCGAAGATTTTAGCAAAGCGATCGCTCTCAAGCCTGAATATACCGAAGCCTACTTACAACGAGGAATTCTCCGTCGTCGTCTCAGACAAAGACTTGAAGCTATCCAAGATTTTGATAAAGTAATTAAGATTAATCCTAGTGATGCCAAAGCTTATTATCAAAGGGGTTTAACTCAATCGATTAATAAACAAAAATATGCAGCACTTAAAGATTATACAGACGCAATTAACATCAATCCTAAATATATAGAAGCTTATCTGAATCGTGGTGATATTTACAGCGATTTGGGCAATAAAGTAGAAGCTACTGAAGATTACAAGACTATTTTACAGATTGACCCGAAATTTATTGCAGCTTACATTCATAGAGGTATTCACCGCTTTTCTTTCGGAGATTATAAAGGCGCTATTGAAGATTATACCGCAGCGCTAAAATTAGATACAAATAATCTAGCAGCTTACAACAACCGTGGTAATGCCTATCTCGAACTGGGAAATAAAAAAGCTGCAAATCAGGATTATTCACGAGCGATCGCAATTAATGCTAACAATGCCTTAGCGTATTATAACCGGGGCGTGATTCGCACCAAGCAGAAAAATAAACCAGGTGCGATCGCAGATTTTAAAAAAGCTGCAAGACTATTCCAACAGCAAGGGGAACAAGATAGTTATCAAGATGCACAGCGGGAAATTGCAATTCTGCAAAATAATTCAGCGCCAGCGCCAACTACGCGTCCTAAATCTGGAAAAATAGAAAAAAATTGA
- a CDS encoding magnesium transporter CorA family protein: MLILLTFYPDNLEIFTSRDVDTVLKRIDGSHNIWLRCVHFRDRTGTARIIKHFGLNPSRVNMIFNHSPLGIDEDVEDCLFDSYEILTSQIKNNEFEVVRGNIVVGNNFIITFEITELKILSVLADNLQKRTLDIQKLGIDYLFYLIFKDVLNNYETVFTYISRKLDDLEDEVLENSGDESTYQKIATMRQSTRSGRRNFQSIKLLMAIMDNNEDFQWVGQPVKELFNQELVHHVDKLWQEYQAIRAWMSELMEIQRDNIASKTGERINRLTILSTIFLPITFMSGFYGMNFKYMPELEQPWAYPVVICMMALIVIGSIAYAKKQRWL; the protein is encoded by the coding sequence ATGCTAATTCTCCTGACTTTTTATCCAGATAACCTGGAAATATTTACTAGTAGGGATGTCGATACGGTACTGAAAAGAATTGATGGTTCTCACAATATTTGGTTGCGCTGTGTTCACTTTCGCGATCGCACTGGAACAGCCAGGATTATCAAGCACTTTGGACTCAATCCATCTCGTGTTAACATGATTTTTAACCATTCCCCTCTAGGAATTGATGAAGACGTAGAAGATTGTTTATTTGACAGCTATGAAATTTTAACTTCTCAAATAAAAAATAATGAGTTTGAGGTAGTGCGTGGCAATATTGTCGTTGGAAATAACTTCATTATAACTTTTGAAATCACTGAATTAAAAATTTTAAGTGTTCTAGCTGATAATCTCCAAAAACGAACTCTAGATATTCAAAAATTGGGAATTGACTATCTTTTTTATCTCATATTTAAAGATGTTTTGAATAATTACGAAACTGTATTTACCTATATTTCTAGAAAACTTGATGATTTAGAAGATGAAGTTTTAGAAAATTCTGGTGATGAATCAACTTACCAAAAAATCGCCACAATGAGGCAATCTACTCGTTCTGGACGCCGTAATTTTCAAAGCATCAAGTTACTTATGGCTATTATGGATAATAATGAAGATTTCCAATGGGTCGGCCAGCCAGTGAAAGAATTATTCAATCAAGAATTGGTTCATCACGTTGATAAACTCTGGCAAGAATATCAAGCTATAAGAGCCTGGATGTCAGAATTAATGGAAATTCAGCGTGATAATATTGCTAGTAAAACAGGCGAACGAATTAATCGCCTGACTATCCTTTCGACAATATTTTTACCAATCACTTTTATGTCTGGTTTCTATGGTATGAACTTCAAATATATGCCGGAATTAGAACAACCTTGGGCTTATCCTGTGGTGATCTGTATGATGGCATTAATTGTAATTGGCAGTATTGCCTATGCAAAAAAACAACGTTGGTTGTAG